The following nucleotide sequence is from Mesorhizobium sp. J8.
CGAGGCGATCGTCGATCCGGCGGTCACCACGAAATTCTGGTTCACGCATTCGAGCGGCAGGCTGGACGAAGGCAAGCCGGTCGAGTGGGAGTGGCGCATGTATGGCGTCTCGACGAGGGTCGAGGTCAACGAGATCGTTCCGAACGAGAAGATCGTCATGCAATGGAGCGATCCGCCGACCGCCGTCGTCTGGACCTTTACTCAAATGGCTAACGACGCAACTTTCCTCGAAGTCCGCAACTTCGGCTTTGCCGGCTCC
It contains:
- a CDS encoding SRPBCC family protein, which gives rise to MLIRRPVAEVFEAIVDPAVTTKFWFTHSSGRLDEGKPVEWEWRMYGVSTRVEVNEIVPNEKIVMQWSDPPTAVVWTFTQMANDATFLEVRNFGFAGSGDEQVRQAIDSTGGFSLVLAGAKTWLEQGLTLGLIGDRHPKGIPA